The following coding sequences lie in one Kribbella sp. NBC_00709 genomic window:
- a CDS encoding RNA polymerase sigma factor produces MEEDVSPVTALVVTAAAGDQQAWRALVDRYAPLLVSVVRGFRLTPAETEDVAQTVWLRLVEHLDSLQEPRAIPGWLVTTARRESIRYLSSQRYRRTSDPLNEDQLPLAADGPDPDEGLVRSERHQVLLAGLAELPSRQRELLLLLMHDPQPSYAEIKRRTGIPVGSIGPTRARALERLRRTPAVREYVASELPGGDRHDAASLG; encoded by the coding sequence ATGGAAGAGGATGTCTCACCGGTCACCGCACTAGTCGTCACCGCGGCTGCGGGCGATCAACAGGCGTGGCGGGCGCTCGTCGACCGCTACGCGCCCTTGCTGGTGTCGGTCGTTCGCGGGTTCCGCCTGACGCCGGCCGAGACCGAAGATGTCGCGCAGACCGTCTGGCTGCGGCTCGTCGAGCACCTGGACAGCCTCCAGGAACCACGAGCCATCCCTGGCTGGCTGGTCACGACGGCGCGACGCGAGTCGATCCGCTACTTGTCCTCGCAGCGGTACCGAAGGACGAGTGACCCGTTGAACGAAGATCAGCTACCGCTCGCGGCCGACGGGCCTGATCCGGACGAAGGACTGGTCCGGTCCGAGCGGCACCAGGTGCTGCTCGCCGGCCTGGCCGAACTACCGAGCCGGCAACGCGAACTGCTGTTGCTGCTCATGCACGATCCACAGCCGTCGTACGCCGAGATCAAGCGCCGCACCGGGATCCCGGTGGGCAGCATCGGCCCGACCCGGGCCCGCGCGCTCGAGCGGCTCCGCCGAACTCCGGCCGTCAGAGAGTACGTCGCATCCGAACTGCCGGGAGGTGATCGGCATGACGCAGCATCGTTGGGATGA
- a CDS encoding PadR family transcriptional regulator, protein MSIKHGLLALLCEGPKYGYQLRSEFEAATGATWPLNIGQVYTTLTRLERDGLVLAGPTDDGGRSTYEITDAGRSELASWFETPVSRQARPRDELAIKLALALTTPGVDVSAVVQRQRLSTMQSLQELTKLKRNSAEGEISWQLVAESMIFAAEAEIRWLDHCETTLLRHQDRPTAKRPQSQPDDVRVETEIRR, encoded by the coding sequence ATGTCGATCAAACATGGATTGCTGGCCTTGCTGTGTGAGGGGCCGAAGTACGGCTACCAGTTGCGCAGTGAGTTCGAGGCGGCTACCGGCGCTACCTGGCCGCTGAACATCGGGCAGGTGTACACGACGCTCACCCGCCTCGAGCGGGACGGGCTGGTGCTGGCCGGGCCGACCGACGACGGTGGACGATCGACGTACGAGATCACCGACGCCGGGCGGTCCGAGCTGGCGTCGTGGTTCGAGACGCCGGTGAGCCGGCAGGCGCGGCCGCGCGACGAGCTGGCGATCAAGCTCGCTCTCGCGCTGACGACGCCGGGCGTGGATGTGAGTGCCGTGGTCCAGCGGCAGCGGCTCTCGACCATGCAGTCGCTGCAGGAGCTCACCAAGCTGAAGCGCAACAGCGCCGAGGGTGAGATCTCCTGGCAGCTCGTGGCGGAGTCGATGATCTTCGCGGCTGAGGCCGAGATCCGCTGGCTCGACCATTGCGAGACCACGCTGCTGCGGCACCAAGATCGTCCGACCGCCAAACGACCGCAGTCCCAGCCGGACGACGTACGGGTCGAGACGGAGATCCGCCGATGA
- a CDS encoding CHAT domain-containing protein: MDADELHALALSRPTDALRIARDVLAGAPSDAEAAAAHHAAGVVLRDFGDIREAVVELKAAYRSIRRTPDRDREAEILATLGVALVMGGQTERGLAALDSVVPGRTGVLAGRLLIRRAWVRGALLGRYAEAIADAEQAVASLSGTGDLVWEARAFHTRAMVLLAMGVIERADEDFVRSEELFAKAGQEVEYADARSARGAAAFARGDLPAALQLLDDAQRLVEALGVLEPDMYANKCLMLLAAGLTHEALVEINGALERIEKQGGSSARHAELLLCAGLAEHAAGAFELAERRSQDAVKLFRRQQRPWWAARAELALLQTRFARGGRTAPLLRAGRRVSAVLDELDPELATEAHLLTGRIALARNDSAEAVHHLSIAARARKHGLRARGPGWLAQALLHQNSGRSRGMLVACRQGLSLIEIYVRTLGATELRALATAQGAELAAMGLRYAVDRGSGREVLDWSERWRATVLAIPPVRPQADDGLVADLAALRDLTNRMQEGRDRGPGSGHQRRERQRLESAVRQRVLATPGETGVRLDRFRIAELLDQLDGRTLVELVDLEDQLYAVVASHGEVRLRPIGPTSVATHALSHALFALRRENAKRGKRELMLDTIGARLESALLGDTMEHLGDGPIVVVPTGRLHAVPWSLLPSLRTRPTSVVPSAAAWVRAMRAEPPSVGRVVLVGGPHLSTGREEVRRLAELYPDAVVLADGKATADAVLEAIDGASLVHVAAHGTFRADSPLFSAIELDDGPLTVYDLERLKQAPYRMVLSSCSSALGGPRGADELLGLVSALVALGSAGVVASVVPVSDPATIPLMLGLHEHLRAGDGLAEALARTHVSGDDDEAAAQSFIALGA; the protein is encoded by the coding sequence GTGGACGCCGACGAACTGCACGCGCTTGCTTTGTCGCGGCCTACTGACGCGCTCAGAATCGCTCGAGACGTGCTGGCGGGGGCGCCGTCCGACGCCGAGGCGGCAGCGGCCCACCACGCGGCGGGGGTCGTCCTGCGCGACTTCGGGGACATCCGCGAGGCGGTGGTCGAGCTGAAGGCGGCGTACCGATCGATTCGCAGGACGCCGGATCGCGACCGGGAGGCCGAGATCCTGGCGACTCTCGGCGTGGCTCTGGTGATGGGCGGTCAGACCGAGCGCGGACTGGCCGCGCTCGACTCGGTCGTACCCGGCCGGACCGGTGTGCTCGCGGGCCGGCTGCTGATCCGCCGCGCGTGGGTGCGCGGAGCATTGCTCGGGCGGTACGCCGAGGCGATCGCGGACGCCGAACAGGCGGTCGCGTCGCTGAGCGGCACCGGCGACCTGGTCTGGGAAGCTCGGGCGTTCCACACCCGGGCCATGGTGCTGCTTGCGATGGGCGTGATCGAGCGCGCCGACGAGGATTTCGTCCGCAGCGAGGAGCTGTTCGCGAAGGCCGGCCAGGAGGTCGAGTACGCCGATGCGCGATCGGCGCGTGGCGCCGCAGCCTTCGCCCGCGGTGATCTGCCGGCCGCGCTGCAGCTGCTGGACGATGCGCAGCGGCTGGTCGAAGCGCTCGGGGTGCTCGAGCCCGACATGTACGCCAACAAGTGCTTGATGCTGCTGGCCGCCGGCCTCACCCATGAAGCCTTGGTGGAGATCAACGGTGCGCTCGAGCGGATCGAGAAGCAGGGTGGCTCGTCGGCGCGGCACGCGGAGTTGCTGTTGTGTGCCGGGCTGGCGGAGCACGCGGCCGGAGCATTCGAGCTCGCCGAGCGCCGCAGCCAGGACGCGGTGAAGCTGTTCCGTCGGCAGCAGCGACCGTGGTGGGCGGCGCGAGCCGAGCTTGCTTTGCTGCAGACCCGCTTTGCGCGCGGCGGCCGGACCGCGCCGCTGCTCCGGGCCGGCAGGCGGGTCAGCGCGGTGCTCGACGAGCTCGATCCGGAACTCGCCACCGAGGCGCACCTGTTGACCGGCCGGATCGCACTCGCACGCAACGACAGCGCCGAAGCCGTGCACCACTTGAGCATCGCGGCCCGCGCACGAAAGCATGGCTTGCGAGCGCGCGGTCCTGGGTGGCTGGCGCAAGCGCTGCTGCATCAGAACAGCGGCAGGTCGCGCGGCATGCTGGTTGCCTGCAGGCAAGGCCTGAGCCTGATCGAGATCTACGTGCGAACTCTGGGCGCCACCGAACTGCGCGCACTCGCCACCGCCCAGGGCGCAGAACTCGCAGCCATGGGACTCCGATACGCCGTCGACAGAGGTAGCGGTCGGGAAGTGCTCGACTGGAGCGAGCGATGGCGCGCGACGGTGCTCGCGATTCCACCGGTGCGACCGCAAGCAGACGACGGGTTGGTCGCCGACCTTGCCGCGCTGCGCGATCTCACCAACCGGATGCAGGAGGGCCGCGATCGTGGGCCAGGTAGCGGTCACCAGCGTCGAGAACGTCAGCGGCTCGAATCCGCCGTGCGTCAACGGGTCCTGGCGACACCTGGGGAAACCGGCGTACGGCTCGACCGGTTTCGGATCGCTGAGTTGCTTGATCAGCTTGATGGCCGGACGCTGGTCGAGCTCGTTGACCTCGAAGACCAGCTCTATGCCGTCGTGGCGTCGCACGGTGAGGTTCGCCTGCGGCCGATCGGGCCCACGTCCGTGGCGACTCATGCCCTGTCCCATGCCTTGTTCGCCCTGCGCCGCGAGAACGCGAAGCGTGGCAAACGCGAGCTGATGCTCGACACGATCGGGGCGCGGCTCGAATCGGCCCTGCTGGGCGACACGATGGAGCACCTGGGTGACGGCCCGATAGTCGTCGTACCGACTGGCCGGCTGCATGCGGTTCCGTGGAGCCTGCTGCCTTCGCTGCGAACCCGGCCGACGTCGGTCGTTCCATCTGCTGCCGCGTGGGTCCGCGCAATGCGCGCTGAGCCACCGTCTGTCGGCAGGGTCGTGCTGGTCGGCGGACCGCACCTGTCGACCGGACGGGAGGAGGTACGCCGGCTTGCCGAGCTGTACCCGGATGCCGTCGTACTCGCGGACGGCAAGGCGACCGCTGACGCCGTGCTGGAAGCGATCGATGGCGCATCGCTCGTGCATGTCGCGGCGCACGGCACGTTCCGCGCGGACAGTCCGCTGTTCTCGGCGATCGAACTCGATGACGGACCACTCACGGTGTACGACCTCGAACGTTTGAAGCAGGCGCCGTACCGGATGGTCCTGTCCAGCTGCAGCTCTGCGCTCGGCGGACCGAGGGGTGCCGACGAACTCCTGGGCCTGGTCAGCGCGTTGGTGGCGCTGGGATCAGCCGGAGTGGTCGCGAGCGTCGTGCCGGTGTCGGACCCGGCGACGATCCCGCTCATGCTCGGCCTGCACGAACATCTGCGCGCCGGCGACGGGCTCGCCGAAGCGCTCGCTCGAACCCACGTCTCCGGTGACGACGACGAGGCCGCGGCGCAGTCGTTCATCGCCCTGGGAGCGTGA
- a CDS encoding ABC transporter ATP-binding protein, protein MSVILDIRDLTRTHGVVEQTVHALRGVDLTVQQGELVAVMGPSGSGKSTLLTCAGGLDRPTSGQVLVDGNDLAVLGRAEVAALRRRRIGYVFQDFNLIPALTGAENVALPLELDGTRARDARKLAIAALEEVDIADLADRFPDDMSGGQRQRVAIARAIVGDRGLLLADEPTGALDSGTGEAVLRLLRDRCDQHGIAGVLVTHEARHAAWADRVIYLRDGVICSQTGPVLDADVLLEAPK, encoded by the coding sequence ATGAGCGTCATCCTCGATATCCGTGATCTCACCCGTACGCACGGAGTCGTCGAGCAGACCGTGCATGCCCTGCGCGGCGTCGACCTGACCGTTCAGCAGGGGGAACTGGTCGCGGTGATGGGTCCGTCCGGGTCCGGGAAGTCGACGCTGCTGACCTGCGCCGGCGGTCTCGACCGGCCTACCAGCGGTCAGGTGCTTGTCGATGGCAACGATCTCGCGGTGCTCGGCCGCGCCGAGGTGGCCGCGCTCCGGCGCCGCCGGATCGGCTATGTCTTCCAGGACTTCAACCTGATTCCAGCGCTGACCGGCGCCGAGAACGTGGCGCTGCCGCTGGAGCTCGACGGCACCCGCGCCCGGGACGCCCGCAAGCTGGCGATCGCGGCGCTCGAGGAGGTGGATATCGCCGACCTCGCCGACCGGTTCCCGGACGACATGTCTGGTGGCCAGCGGCAACGAGTGGCGATCGCCCGCGCGATCGTCGGCGACCGCGGTCTGCTGCTCGCCGACGAACCGACCGGCGCGCTCGACTCCGGCACCGGTGAAGCCGTCCTCCGGCTGCTCCGCGACCGCTGCGACCAGCACGGGATCGCCGGGGTTCTGGTCACCCACGAGGCCCGGCATGCGGCCTGGGCCGACCGGGTCATCTACCTGCGGGACGGCGTGATCTGCAGCCAGACCGGTCCGGTCCTCGACGCCGACGTACTGCTGGAGGCCCCGAAGTGA
- a CDS encoding FtsX-like permease family protein has protein sequence MKLLHDWVLALRLAHRTARRTVGKTVLIAALVGLPVLAGSWFSVVHRGTHPVGEVLARTVLGSADAEVTAPSSRADVRRMLPAGSEIARAKALGSKIELRGAGTDLTAGLVTGDLANPLTAGTFRLDAGRMPVKPGEVALSPSLAGHLGQHVGGALTSARGTKYEVVGIARTLDLPNDRLVFAPSSSADPDAPADYLVKLPTGTDVTALADKLGKQGFTLVSRAEVINPSPSDGPVGAAAARVLVVAFAVLELVLLAGTAFAVVARRQTRELGLVTAVGGTEADVRRVVLAQGLFAGLVGAVGGLVVGVVVALIGRSWWEDATATLITHWQIPWLQLLGVAAIGVVAGLTAALVPAIGAARRPPLAALTGRFATVVGSAGIRSIAIAMVIVGLVVSVIGNVRLAAALDTARQERDAADPAQISRVASAAPTLPVAVVVVGITLVIAGLVWMLPAVVGKVAGAVRGLPLGLRLALRDASRHRHRTGPVTAAIMIAVAGTTALGFATVNQSAAAAKNYEPVGLSGDAVVQFGSDVSYSPALVQRLENLLPVDHTYELGGVVLRDAKPTDGYIPGISVLSSGYSLLVVDPAYLSRYGDYGRKVVPALQEGRVVVPLATMVRDGSVKLAQGDDLDGRNAFTHPATVVTSPPRIGLLPRAALISTDAARRMGRISVDEVHFSLREPPSEAQLAAVAKVLGHEDALKVERGYQSPVRKATISLLVLGATATLLGVAMSVALSMSEGRADFATLAAVGAPPRLRRGMAAAQGWFLGQVGCLLGVAVGALYGFTAHAVVGSPNVVVPWAVIAGVAVLVPLFAAAVPYVLTRSRMEMVRRAD, from the coding sequence GTGAAGCTGCTCCACGACTGGGTGCTCGCGTTGCGCCTGGCCCACCGAACAGCCCGCCGTACGGTCGGCAAGACTGTCCTGATCGCCGCCCTGGTAGGCCTGCCTGTCCTGGCCGGGAGCTGGTTCAGCGTCGTCCACCGAGGCACTCATCCGGTCGGCGAGGTGCTCGCACGGACGGTGCTCGGATCCGCGGACGCCGAGGTGACGGCGCCCTCGTCGCGTGCCGACGTACGCCGGATGTTGCCGGCCGGGTCGGAGATCGCCAGGGCCAAGGCGCTCGGCAGCAAGATCGAGCTCCGCGGTGCGGGGACCGATCTGACCGCCGGCCTGGTGACGGGCGATCTCGCGAATCCGCTGACCGCCGGGACCTTCCGGCTCGATGCCGGCCGGATGCCGGTGAAGCCCGGCGAGGTCGCGCTCTCGCCGTCGCTGGCCGGCCATCTCGGTCAGCACGTCGGCGGCGCACTGACCTCCGCCCGAGGGACGAAGTACGAGGTCGTGGGCATCGCCCGCACACTCGACCTCCCGAACGACCGGCTGGTCTTCGCGCCGTCTTCGTCGGCCGATCCGGACGCGCCGGCCGACTACCTGGTCAAGCTGCCGACGGGCACGGACGTCACCGCGCTGGCGGACAAGCTCGGCAAGCAGGGGTTCACGCTCGTCTCGCGGGCCGAGGTGATCAACCCCTCTCCGTCCGACGGCCCGGTGGGTGCTGCGGCCGCGCGGGTGCTCGTGGTCGCCTTCGCAGTCCTGGAGCTCGTGTTGCTCGCCGGCACCGCGTTCGCGGTCGTCGCGCGGCGCCAAACCCGCGAGCTGGGTCTGGTCACCGCAGTCGGTGGGACGGAGGCCGACGTACGGCGGGTTGTGCTGGCTCAAGGGCTGTTCGCCGGACTCGTCGGTGCCGTCGGCGGGCTCGTCGTCGGTGTGGTGGTCGCTCTCATCGGAAGGTCTTGGTGGGAAGACGCGACCGCGACCCTGATCACGCACTGGCAGATTCCGTGGTTGCAGCTCCTCGGGGTAGCTGCGATCGGAGTCGTCGCGGGGCTGACGGCTGCGCTTGTTCCGGCCATCGGGGCCGCGCGCCGGCCTCCGCTGGCCGCGCTGACGGGACGCTTCGCCACCGTGGTCGGCTCCGCCGGCATTCGGTCGATCGCGATCGCCATGGTGATCGTGGGTCTGGTCGTGTCGGTGATCGGCAACGTCCGATTGGCTGCTGCACTCGACACCGCCCGCCAGGAGCGGGACGCGGCCGATCCGGCGCAGATCTCGCGGGTCGCATCGGCCGCTCCGACGCTGCCGGTCGCGGTGGTCGTCGTTGGCATCACGCTTGTCATCGCCGGGCTCGTGTGGATGTTGCCCGCGGTGGTGGGCAAGGTCGCCGGCGCCGTACGCGGCTTGCCGTTGGGCCTGCGGCTGGCGCTGCGCGATGCGTCCCGGCATCGCCACCGCACCGGTCCGGTCACCGCGGCGATCATGATCGCGGTCGCGGGTACGACGGCACTCGGGTTCGCCACGGTCAATCAGTCGGCGGCCGCGGCGAAGAACTACGAACCCGTCGGCCTGTCCGGTGACGCGGTCGTCCAGTTCGGCAGCGACGTCAGTTACTCGCCCGCTCTCGTGCAGCGGCTCGAGAACCTGCTGCCGGTCGATCACACTTACGAGCTCGGCGGGGTCGTCCTCCGGGATGCGAAGCCGACCGACGGCTACATCCCCGGGATCAGCGTGTTGTCCAGCGGCTATTCGCTGCTCGTGGTCGATCCGGCGTACCTCTCCCGGTACGGCGACTACGGCCGGAAGGTCGTACCCGCGCTGCAGGAGGGCAGGGTCGTCGTACCGCTGGCGACCATGGTGCGCGATGGCAGCGTGAAGCTTGCCCAGGGCGACGATCTCGACGGCCGGAACGCCTTCACGCATCCGGCCACGGTCGTGACCTCGCCGCCCCGGATCGGTCTGCTGCCCCGCGCGGCTTTGATCAGTACGGACGCGGCGCGGCGGATGGGCCGGATCAGCGTCGACGAGGTGCACTTCAGCCTGCGCGAGCCGCCCAGCGAAGCGCAGTTGGCCGCGGTGGCGAAGGTCCTCGGTCACGAGGACGCGTTGAAGGTCGAGCGCGGCTACCAGAGTCCGGTGCGCAAGGCAACGATCAGTCTGTTGGTCCTGGGTGCGACTGCGACCCTGCTCGGCGTTGCGATGTCGGTGGCGCTCTCGATGTCGGAGGGGCGTGCGGACTTCGCCACGCTCGCGGCCGTCGGTGCGCCGCCACGACTACGTCGCGGGATGGCCGCCGCGCAGGGATGGTTCCTCGGTCAGGTGGGCTGTCTGCTCGGGGTGGCGGTCGGCGCGCTGTACGGCTTCACCGCCCACGCCGTGGTCGGTTCACCGAACGTCGTGGTGCCGTGGGCTGTCATTGCCGGCGTGGCTGTGCTGGTGCCGTTGTTCGCCGCTGCGGTGCCTTATGTGCTGACTCGTTCCCGGATGGAGATGGTGCGTCGTGCCGACTGA
- a CDS encoding choice-of-anchor D domain-containing protein, whose product MFRSIKSWRARIGVFATAGGLLAAGLAVIAPVTAWAAASGGVGATLPYVEVQAENASTNGTVIGPSAAYNTLAAEASYRKAVTLQGTGKFVEFTTPSATNSIVFRYSIPDTGSGSVYTPQLSLYVNGTKQPNFTLTNAYSWYYGGYPFTNSPGSNPHHFYDEVHRLFTTTYPAGTKFRLQVDAEDTAASYTIDFADFENVAGALTQPSGSVSVTSQGADPTGAADSTNAFNAAMSAAGAGGTVWIPEGTFKIPGHLILNNITFKGAGMWRSTVVGAAPGFYGNYAPNASSGVHLSDFAIFGDVQERNDGAQVNGIGGALNNSTVDRVWIEHEKVGAWMDGPFTNLVFNGMRIRNVTADGVNFHDGVTNSKVTNSDLRNLGDDGLATWADQNADVNDSFDHNTVQYPILANGIAIYGGHDNFVTDNRVIDAGLTQGGGIHVAQRFASTTLGRTDVLRNTIIRSGSLDPNWQFGVGALWFDARDGAMSGLTNVDNILIQQSPYEAIQFVSGSNISNVKINNATIQNTGTWVVQEQVGGSATITNSTATGTQAPGPIYSCGVGFTLTDGGGNSGIFAPGQCQNITSPAFPPYLPDNGSAISVSPTALSFGSVATGASSAAQAVTVTNSGTAAAPVSSVAVAGDFSQTNNCGSSIAAGGSCTVNVTFSPTAAGGRNGNLTVSAAGVTSTVSLSGTGVAPGPILNPNPGSLSFPDTPVGGASSTQAVAITNSGTASASVSGVSATGDYSQTNNCSTLAVGASCTVTVTFRPTASGARAGSVAVTSNANNSPTSISLTGKGIGTDTNLALGKPATASSQVNGTQAATTATDGDANTYWESNNNAFPQWLQVDLGAAQSIGKVTLKLPPSSAWGTRTQTLAVQTSTDGSSFSTPVASATYTFTSPANVVNITVPATNARYVRVNITANSGWPAGQVSEFEVYPSGGSQINAPTLSTSPSSLTFASQALNTTSAAQALTVTNTGSLAASVSSVTASGDYTQTNNCTSIAINASCTVNVSFRPTASGTRAGTLTINSNATNSPTTVALAGTGAGGASTNLAAGKPTSESSHNDVYPSSNVTDGNQSTYWESANNAFPQWVQVDLGSAASAGRIVVQLPAAWGARTETLSVLGSTNGTTFTTLVGSTGYSLAPSNNNTATITFTPTTQRYFRLNLTANTGWPAAQLSELQVWSS is encoded by the coding sequence ATGTTCCGGTCAATCAAGTCCTGGAGGGCTCGCATCGGCGTGTTCGCCACTGCCGGTGGGCTCCTCGCCGCCGGTCTTGCGGTGATCGCGCCCGTGACCGCGTGGGCGGCCGCGTCCGGCGGTGTCGGCGCGACCTTGCCGTACGTCGAGGTGCAGGCCGAGAACGCGTCCACCAACGGCACCGTCATCGGCCCGAGCGCGGCGTACAACACGCTCGCCGCCGAGGCGTCGTACCGGAAGGCGGTGACGCTGCAGGGCACGGGCAAGTTCGTCGAGTTCACCACGCCCTCGGCGACGAACTCGATCGTGTTCCGCTACAGCATCCCGGACACCGGATCCGGGTCGGTCTACACGCCACAGCTGTCGCTCTACGTCAACGGGACCAAGCAGCCCAACTTCACCCTGACCAACGCCTACAGCTGGTACTACGGCGGCTACCCGTTCACGAACTCGCCGGGGAGTAATCCGCACCACTTCTACGACGAGGTGCACCGGCTCTTCACGACCACCTACCCGGCCGGTACGAAGTTCCGGCTGCAGGTCGACGCCGAGGACACCGCGGCGTCGTACACGATCGACTTCGCCGACTTCGAGAACGTCGCGGGAGCGTTGACCCAGCCGTCCGGCTCGGTCTCGGTGACCAGCCAGGGCGCGGACCCGACCGGCGCCGCGGACTCCACCAACGCCTTCAACGCTGCGATGAGCGCGGCCGGCGCCGGCGGCACCGTGTGGATCCCGGAGGGGACGTTCAAGATCCCGGGCCACCTGATCCTGAACAACATCACCTTCAAGGGCGCGGGCATGTGGCGCTCGACCGTGGTCGGTGCGGCGCCGGGCTTCTACGGCAACTACGCGCCCAACGCGAGCAGTGGCGTACACCTGTCGGACTTCGCGATCTTCGGTGACGTGCAGGAGCGCAACGACGGCGCCCAGGTGAACGGCATCGGTGGCGCGCTGAACAACTCCACCGTGGACCGGGTCTGGATCGAGCACGAGAAGGTCGGCGCGTGGATGGACGGCCCGTTCACCAACCTGGTCTTCAACGGCATGCGGATCCGCAACGTGACGGCCGACGGCGTGAACTTCCACGACGGCGTCACCAACTCCAAGGTCACCAACAGCGACCTGCGCAACCTCGGCGACGACGGCCTGGCCACCTGGGCGGACCAGAACGCCGACGTGAACGACTCGTTCGACCACAACACCGTGCAGTACCCGATCCTTGCCAACGGCATCGCGATCTACGGCGGCCACGACAACTTCGTCACCGACAACCGGGTGATCGACGCCGGCCTCACCCAGGGCGGCGGAATCCACGTCGCGCAGCGGTTCGCGTCGACCACGCTGGGGCGCACCGACGTACTGCGCAACACGATCATCCGGTCCGGGAGCCTGGACCCCAACTGGCAGTTCGGGGTCGGCGCACTGTGGTTCGACGCGCGGGACGGCGCGATGTCCGGGCTGACCAACGTCGACAATATTCTCATCCAGCAGAGCCCGTACGAGGCGATCCAGTTCGTCTCGGGCTCGAACATCAGCAACGTCAAGATCAACAACGCGACGATCCAGAACACCGGGACCTGGGTGGTCCAGGAGCAGGTCGGCGGCTCGGCGACGATCACCAACAGCACCGCCACCGGCACGCAGGCGCCCGGTCCGATCTACAGCTGCGGCGTCGGCTTCACGCTCACCGACGGCGGCGGCAACTCGGGCATCTTCGCTCCCGGACAGTGCCAGAACATCACCTCGCCGGCGTTCCCGCCGTACCTGCCGGACAACGGCTCGGCGATCTCGGTCAGCCCGACCGCGCTCAGCTTCGGCTCGGTCGCGACCGGTGCGTCGAGCGCGGCGCAGGCCGTCACCGTCACGAACAGCGGCACCGCGGCAGCTCCGGTCAGCTCCGTCGCGGTCGCCGGTGATTTCAGTCAGACCAACAACTGCGGCAGCAGCATCGCGGCCGGCGGATCGTGCACGGTCAACGTCACCTTCAGCCCGACGGCCGCCGGCGGCCGCAACGGCAACCTGACAGTCAGCGCTGCCGGGGTCACCAGCACCGTCTCGCTCTCGGGTACGGGCGTTGCGCCCGGGCCGATCCTCAACCCGAACCCGGGCAGCCTGTCGTTCCCGGACACTCCGGTCGGAGGTGCTTCGTCGACGCAGGCCGTCGCGATCACCAACTCGGGTACGGCGTCGGCGTCGGTCTCGGGCGTGTCCGCCACGGGCGACTACAGCCAGACCAACAACTGCTCGACGCTTGCCGTGGGCGCGTCCTGTACGGTCACGGTCACCTTCCGCCCGACCGCGTCGGGAGCGCGGGCCGGCTCCGTTGCGGTGACCAGTAACGCGAACAACAGTCCGACGTCGATTTCCCTTACTGGTAAAGGCATCGGGACCGACACCAACCTTGCTCTAGGCAAGCCGGCGACCGCGAGCAGCCAGGTCAACGGCACTCAGGCCGCGACCACTGCAACGGATGGCGACGCCAACACCTATTGGGAGAGCAACAACAACGCCTTCCCGCAGTGGCTGCAGGTGGACCTCGGTGCGGCGCAAAGCATCGGCAAGGTGACGCTGAAGCTGCCGCCTTCGTCCGCATGGGGCACGCGCACCCAGACCTTGGCGGTCCAGACAAGCACCGACGGATCATCGTTCAGTACGCCGGTCGCGTCCGCGACGTACACGTTCACCTCGCCGGCCAACGTCGTGAACATCACCGTTCCGGCGACCAACGCCCGTTACGTGCGGGTCAACATCACGGCCAACAGCGGATGGCCTGCCGGGCAGGTGTCGGAGTTCGAGGTGTACCCGAGCGGTGGCAGCCAGATCAACGCTCCGACGTTGAGCACCAGCCCGTCCTCGCTCACCTTCGCGTCGCAGGCCCTCAACACGACCAGCGCCGCTCAGGCGCTGACCGTGACCAACACCGGCAGCCTGGCTGCGTCGGTCTCGAGCGTCACCGCGTCGGGTGACTACACGCAGACCAACAACTGCACGAGCATCGCGATCAACGCGTCCTGCACGGTCAACGTCAGCTTCCGCCCGACCGCGTCCGGGACCCGCGCGGGTACGTTGACGATCAACAGCAACGCGACCAACAGCCCGACGACCGTCGCCCTGGCCGGCACGGGCGCCGGTGGCGCGAGCACCAACCTCGCCGCGGGCAAGCCGACCAGCGAGTCCAGTCACAACGACGTCTACCCGTCGAGCAACGTGACCGACGGCAACCAGTCGACGTACTGGGAGAGCGCGAACAATGCCTTCCCGCAATGGGTCCAGGTCGACCTCGGCTCCGCCGCCAGCGCGGGCCGGATCGTCGTCCAGCTGCCCGCCGCCTGGGGAGCACGGACCGAAACGCTGTCGGTGCTCGGCAGCACCAACGGCACGACCTTCACCACCCTGGTCGGATCCACCGGCTACTCCCTTGCCCCCAGCAACAACAACACCGCGACCATCACCTTCACCCCGACCACCCAGCGCTACTTCCGCCTGAACCTCACCGCCAACACCGGCTGGCCCGCCGCCCAACTCTCCGAACTCCAGGTCTGGAGCTCCTAG